In Flavobacterium sp. CS20, a single window of DNA contains:
- a CDS encoding DUF2911 domain-containing protein yields MKTKILSLFIVALCFNSLQAQNFPKVDISPMDAVIVRTDDGQSFMRIIYSRPQKKGREIFGGLVPYGEVWRTGANEATEITFYEKVTFGGKPIDAGTYSLFTIPNKDKWTVILNKELNQWGAYQYDSSKDVARIEVKPKSTVANVETFSITSKKVDKGYHLLLGWDDTYIEIPVY; encoded by the coding sequence ATGAAAACCAAAATTTTATCACTATTTATCGTTGCACTATGTTTTAACTCACTTCAAGCTCAAAATTTTCCAAAGGTTGATATAAGCCCAATGGATGCCGTTATCGTTAGGACAGATGATGGACAATCTTTTATGAGAATCATTTACAGCAGACCTCAAAAAAAAGGAAGAGAAATTTTTGGTGGTCTTGTTCCTTATGGTGAAGTTTGGAGAACAGGTGCCAACGAAGCCACAGAAATCACTTTTTATGAAAAAGTTACTTTTGGCGGAAAACCTATTGATGCAGGGACTTATTCTTTATTTACCATTCCAAATAAAGATAAATGGACTGTAATTCTCAACAAAGAGCTTAACCAATGGGGTGCTTATCAATACGATTCTTCTAAGGATGTGGCTCGAATAGAAGTTAAACCAAAATCTACAGTTGCTAATGTTGAAACATTTTCAATAACAAGTAAAAAAGTAGATAAAGGTTATCACCTTTTGCTTGGTTGGGACGATACTTATATAGAAATTCCTGTTTATTAA
- a CDS encoding helix-turn-helix domain-containing protein translates to MKTLGETLKNAREHKKLILRKVAAEVDIDQSLISKFEKNDRKPTMNQIKRFAKFYELSESELLINWYSEKIADDLKYTDLTTEILKVAEEKIKYYKTQANGK, encoded by the coding sequence ATGAAAACTTTAGGTGAGACTTTAAAAAATGCAAGAGAGCATAAAAAATTAATTTTACGAAAAGTTGCAGCTGAAGTAGATATTGATCAATCATTGATTAGTAAGTTTGAGAAAAATGATAGAAAACCAACAATGAATCAAATTAAAAGGTTTGCTAAATTTTATGAACTTTCAGAAAGTGAATTATTGATTAATTGGTATTCAGAAAAAATAGCTGATGACCTAAAATACACGGATTTGACTACTGAAATACTAAAAGTAGCAGAAGAAAAAATCAAATATTATAAAACTCAAGCAAATGGAAAGTAA
- a CDS encoding type II toxin-antitoxin system RelE/ParE family toxin: protein MGKKVVISKTAEKKLDNLFKYLTEEWSNKIKKDFIKKLDSSIELIKNQPEIFPESKKGKGLRKCVITKQTTLYYRYNSEQINIVTIFDNRQNPNKLDKDI, encoded by the coding sequence TTGGGTAAAAAAGTTGTTATTTCAAAAACAGCCGAAAAGAAATTAGATAACTTGTTTAAGTATTTAACTGAAGAATGGTCTAATAAAATCAAAAAAGACTTTATTAAAAAATTAGATTCATCGATAGAATTAATTAAAAATCAACCAGAGATTTTTCCTGAATCTAAAAAAGGGAAGGGTTTAAGAAAGTGCGTAATCACAAAACAAACCACATTATATTATCGCTATAATTCTGAACAAATTAATATTGTGACGATATTTGATAATAGGCAAAATCCTAATAAACTGGATAAAGACATTTGA
- a CDS encoding DUF6588 family protein, giving the protein MKACFTSLFLFLTFLSLAQEDIDNLLFAGVEDAQRFSQSYFSPATDAVIYGMSSGWFNTAKSKKFLRFEISTIGNLSFTDDENQSFQLNTADYNNLSFASGPNSQSVATALGENDPDINMIVNVEDPNTNQTLQIPITLPQGISSEDINFVPTGFIQASIGLVKGFELKARYLPEVNIEDVDTQFYGFALQNELTELIPFDKILPIRISALVGYSKFEGKYKFDNSDLISGVDRRIESEADSWLFSAIVSTKLPVINFYGSVGYVSGDATTSLLGQYNLNTGIESVDSEVLVDPYSVTSDVSGAKATLGFKLSLAFFRIHADYSFQEFNTASLGISLGI; this is encoded by the coding sequence ATGAAAGCATGTTTCACAAGCTTATTTTTATTTTTAACCTTTTTGTCATTAGCACAAGAGGATATCGATAATCTTCTGTTTGCTGGTGTTGAAGACGCTCAACGATTTAGTCAAAGCTATTTTTCGCCAGCAACTGATGCTGTGATTTATGGTATGAGTTCGGGATGGTTTAACACGGCAAAAAGCAAAAAATTTTTAAGATTTGAAATTTCGACCATTGGCAATTTGTCTTTTACAGATGATGAAAACCAATCCTTTCAACTAAACACTGCCGATTATAACAATCTGTCGTTTGCTTCTGGACCCAACTCTCAATCTGTTGCAACAGCTTTGGGAGAAAATGATCCCGATATTAATATGATAGTCAATGTAGAAGACCCAAACACCAATCAAACATTACAAATTCCTATTACTTTACCGCAAGGTATATCTTCTGAAGATATCAATTTTGTGCCAACGGGTTTCATTCAAGCCAGTATAGGTTTAGTAAAAGGGTTTGAGTTAAAAGCGAGATATCTCCCTGAAGTTAATATCGAAGATGTTGATACTCAGTTTTATGGCTTTGCTTTGCAAAATGAGTTGACAGAGTTAATCCCTTTTGATAAAATTTTACCGATAAGAATTTCGGCTTTAGTTGGCTATTCTAAGTTTGAAGGCAAATATAAATTTGATAATTCTGACCTTATTTCAGGTGTTGATAGAAGAATAGAGTCTGAAGCAGATTCGTGGTTGTTTTCTGCTATTGTGTCAACCAAATTGCCCGTTATAAATTTTTATGGCAGCGTAGGTTATGTTAGTGGAGATGCCACGACAAGTTTATTAGGACAATATAACCTAAACACGGGTATTGAATCGGTTGATAGTGAAGTCTTGGTCGATCCTTATAGCGTTACATCTGATGTAAGTGGTGCAAAAGCAACTTTGGGTTTTAAATTAAGTTTAGCATTTTTTAGAATACATGCAGATTATTCGTTTCAAGAATTTAATACTGCCAGTTTAGGCATAAGTTTAGGAATATAA
- the dcm gene encoding DNA (cytosine-5-)-methyltransferase, translating to MESKTLKVIELFAGVGGFRLGLEKSNYKIVWSNQWEPSTKIQHASKVYEARFGKENHSNEDINEVVQRNVEEIPDHDLLVGGFPCQDYSVATTLHNSKGLKGKKGVLWWAIHKILEEKKNKPKYLFLENVDRLLKSPAKQRGRDFAVMLQSLNDLGYAVEWRVINAAEYGMPQRRRRLFFIGYHKSSELFSKLKESRKIDWILKDGTIPSAFPVKNSSELFLSKFQLKGDLVEITDNFNKTGKKSPFENSGVMINGEVSTIKTEPSYDGNYTVLGDVLQNGEVTSEFFIDDKDKDKWEYLKGSKTIERISNEGHKYKYSEGGMIYPDALDNASRTIITGEGGKSPSRFKHVVVSERGLRRLTPIELERLNMFPDNHTKLEGISDRKRAFFMGNALVVGVIEKIGKELYKQINQLEYA from the coding sequence ATGGAAAGTAAAACATTAAAAGTAATAGAATTGTTCGCTGGAGTAGGTGGTTTTAGACTTGGTCTAGAAAAAAGTAATTATAAAATTGTTTGGAGTAATCAATGGGAACCTTCAACAAAAATACAACACGCATCAAAAGTTTATGAAGCGAGATTTGGAAAAGAAAATCATTCAAACGAAGATATAAATGAAGTTGTTCAAAGAAATGTGGAAGAAATCCCTGATCATGATTTATTAGTTGGTGGTTTTCCGTGTCAAGATTATTCTGTAGCTACAACTTTACACAACTCAAAAGGTCTAAAAGGTAAGAAAGGTGTTTTATGGTGGGCAATTCATAAAATACTAGAAGAAAAGAAAAATAAGCCAAAATATTTATTCCTTGAAAACGTAGATCGACTCTTAAAATCTCCTGCCAAACAAAGAGGTAGAGATTTTGCAGTTATGCTACAAAGTTTAAATGATTTGGGGTATGCGGTTGAGTGGAGAGTAATTAACGCAGCTGAATATGGAATGCCACAAAGAAGAAGAAGATTGTTTTTTATTGGCTATCATAAATCATCAGAATTATTTTCAAAATTAAAAGAATCAAGAAAAATAGATTGGATATTAAAAGATGGAACAATACCAAGTGCATTTCCAGTTAAAAATTCATCAGAGCTTTTTTTATCAAAATTTCAATTAAAAGGAGATTTAGTAGAGATTACTGATAATTTTAATAAAACAGGAAAAAAATCACCATTCGAAAATTCAGGTGTTATGATAAATGGTGAAGTTTCAACAATTAAAACAGAGCCAAGTTATGATGGTAATTATACTGTTTTAGGTGATGTTTTACAAAATGGAGAAGTAACGTCTGAATTTTTTATTGACGATAAAGATAAGGATAAATGGGAATATTTAAAAGGATCTAAGACCATTGAGAGAATTTCAAACGAAGGTCATAAATACAAATATTCTGAAGGTGGAATGATTTACCCAGACGCCTTAGATAACGCTTCAAGAACAATAATTACTGGTGAAGGTGGTAAATCTCCATCAAGATTTAAGCATGTAGTTGTTTCAGAAAGAGGTTTAAGAAGACTTACACCAATCGAATTAGAAAGACTAAATATGTTTCCAGATAATCACACAAAACTTGAAGGCATTTCAGATAGAAAAAGAGCTTTTTTTATGGGTAATGCTTTAGTAGTTGGAGTAATTGAAAAAATAGGTAAAGAGCTTTATAAACAAATAAACCAATTAGAATATGCTTGA
- a CDS encoding protein-L-isoaspartate(D-aspartate) O-methyltransferase encodes MKDTFKHQGKRKQLVEKLKDKGIKDERVLDAINRIPRHLFMDSSFEDFAYQDKAFPIAESQTISQPFTVAFQTELMQVEKGDKVLEIGTGSGYQTAVLCELNAQVYSIERQQKLYKSTKRFLEKLGYRPKYLSFGDGYKGLPDYAPFDKIIVTAGAPFVPKPLMAQLKIGGRLVIPVGEDPQIMTLLVRTAKDKFDKHTFGEFRFVPLLENKN; translated from the coding sequence TTGAAAGACACTTTTAAGCATCAGGGCAAACGCAAACAACTCGTTGAAAAACTCAAAGATAAGGGAATTAAAGATGAGCGTGTTTTAGACGCCATTAATCGCATTCCGAGACATTTGTTTATGGATAGCAGTTTTGAAGATTTTGCTTATCAAGATAAAGCTTTTCCTATTGCTGAAAGTCAAACGATTTCGCAACCTTTTACCGTGGCTTTTCAAACCGAATTGATGCAAGTTGAAAAGGGCGATAAAGTTTTAGAAATCGGCACAGGAAGTGGTTACCAAACCGCCGTGCTTTGTGAACTCAATGCCCAAGTTTACAGTATTGAACGCCAACAAAAACTCTATAAATCGACTAAGCGTTTTTTAGAAAAATTGGGTTATCGCCCAAAATATCTGAGTTTTGGTGATGGTTACAAAGGTTTGCCTGATTATGCTCCTTTTGATAAAATTATCGTTACAGCTGGTGCACCTTTTGTGCCTAAACCGCTTATGGCTCAATTGAAAATAGGTGGGCGATTGGTTATTCCTGTTGGTGAAGACCCACAAATTATGACTTTGCTTGTGCGAACGGCTAAAGATAAATTTGATAAACACACTTTTGGCGAATTTAGGTTTGTACCTTTATTAGAAAATAAAAATTAA
- a CDS encoding 5'-nucleotidase C-terminal domain-containing protein has protein sequence MKSFLFKISLLSLFWILFSCQNQPQLIKIEGEQIAVDSTLSQDQSLEKFIKPYRTSIQEEMNRPLSYTKKAMFKSDHPLNTAIGNMMADAVFEMANPIFNSRHKDSIDGVLLNYGGIRSGINQGVITTRTAYNIMPFENMVVVAELDAKSIKAMVNYLVKNQVAHPISKMQLRLNSNSEVVDFKINGKPINDDETYFIATSDYLLQGGDNMIFFKNATQVFDIDYKLRNLFIDYFKKHDTISATADQRFVKIR, from the coding sequence ATGAAGTCATTTTTATTTAAAATTTCACTTTTATCTCTTTTTTGGATTTTATTTTCCTGTCAAAATCAACCTCAACTCATTAAAATAGAAGGAGAACAAATTGCTGTTGATTCTACTTTAAGTCAAGACCAATCTCTTGAAAAATTTATCAAGCCTTATAGAACTTCAATTCAAGAAGAGATGAATCGACCTTTGAGCTATACGAAAAAAGCAATGTTTAAGTCTGACCATCCTTTAAATACTGCCATTGGGAATATGATGGCCGATGCGGTTTTTGAAATGGCAAATCCTATTTTTAATAGCCGCCACAAAGATTCAATTGATGGGGTTTTATTGAATTATGGCGGTATTCGCTCAGGTATTAATCAAGGTGTGATAACCACTCGAACGGCATACAATATTATGCCTTTTGAAAATATGGTGGTGGTTGCAGAATTAGATGCCAAATCAATAAAAGCAATGGTGAATTATTTGGTCAAAAACCAAGTTGCCCATCCTATTTCAAAAATGCAATTGCGTTTAAATAGCAATAGTGAAGTTGTAGATTTTAAAATAAATGGAAAACCCATCAACGATGATGAAACATATTTTATCGCTACGTCTGATTATTTGTTGCAAGGTGGCGATAACATGATTTTTTTTAAAAACGCAACACAGGTTTTTGATATAGATTATAAATTGAGAAACCTTTTTATAGATTATTTCAAAAAACACGATACCATTTCTGCAACAGCTGATCAGCGTTTTGTCAAAATTAGATAA
- a CDS encoding Sau3AI family type II restriction endonuclease translates to MLDISSANSIINFAKKLKGQTLRQACGKEIEKHGYKGKGNFGQILEKFYFGYEPNSDAEPDFKEAGIELKSSPLKALKNGEFRSKERLVLNIINYLEVHKEYFETSSFWKKNAHLLLVFYLHDRDLDLLDYIIKLVDAWKYPEEDLKIIEQDWNFIKQKIKDGKAHELSEGDTFYLGACTKGSTALKSYRDQPFNDKKAKQRAYSLKQGYVNHIIANIANEESDVYGKIIKRVDILDKLQSIEDIVISKFETFYGKTAEDIENILNLNLNQRAKSYFANLTNAVLGIELGKKIEEFEKADIKVKTIRLKENNLPNEHISFSPFKYQELVETDWEDSDFKNILESKFFFVFYQYENNNLKLRKVKFWNMPYSDIIEAKTVWNRMVDTLQKGEVVRKITEKGIRKTFFPKKRENRICHIRPHARNAADTYKLPVVDKLTGLTEYTKHCFWLNASYVKDEIYLN, encoded by the coding sequence ATGCTTGATATTTCTTCAGCTAATTCAATTATAAATTTTGCCAAAAAACTTAAGGGTCAAACTTTACGACAAGCTTGTGGAAAAGAAATCGAAAAACACGGTTATAAAGGAAAAGGTAATTTTGGACAAATATTAGAGAAATTTTATTTTGGATATGAACCAAATTCTGATGCAGAACCTGACTTTAAAGAAGCTGGAATTGAATTAAAATCAAGTCCACTAAAAGCCTTAAAAAACGGAGAATTTCGTTCAAAAGAAAGGCTTGTCTTAAATATCATAAATTACCTAGAAGTACACAAAGAATACTTTGAAACAAGTTCATTTTGGAAGAAAAATGCTCATTTACTTTTAGTCTTTTATCTTCATGATAGAGATTTAGATTTACTTGATTATATAATTAAATTGGTTGACGCTTGGAAATATCCCGAAGAAGATTTAAAAATAATAGAGCAAGATTGGAACTTCATAAAACAGAAAATTAAGGATGGGAAAGCTCATGAATTATCGGAAGGGGATACTTTTTATCTTGGTGCTTGCACGAAAGGATCTACTGCTTTAAAATCCTACAGAGATCAACCATTCAATGATAAAAAAGCAAAGCAAAGAGCATATTCTCTTAAGCAAGGTTATGTAAATCATATAATAGCAAACATTGCAAATGAAGAATCTGATGTTTATGGAAAGATTATTAAGCGTGTTGATATTTTAGATAAATTACAATCTATTGAAGATATCGTGATTTCGAAATTTGAGACATTCTATGGTAAAACAGCTGAAGATATTGAAAATATTTTAAATTTAAACCTTAATCAAAGAGCTAAAAGTTATTTTGCCAATCTTACAAATGCTGTGCTTGGAATTGAACTTGGTAAAAAAATTGAAGAATTTGAAAAAGCTGATATTAAAGTCAAAACCATTAGGTTAAAAGAAAACAATCTTCCTAATGAACATATATCATTTTCACCTTTTAAATATCAAGAACTTGTTGAAACAGATTGGGAAGATTCAGATTTTAAGAATATTTTAGAGAGTAAATTTTTCTTTGTTTTCTATCAATATGAGAACAATAATTTAAAACTTAGAAAGGTTAAGTTTTGGAATATGCCATATTCAGATATCATAGAAGCAAAAACTGTTTGGAATAGAATGGTCGATACACTTCAAAAAGGTGAAGTTGTAAGAAAAATTACAGAAAAAGGCATAAGAAAAACATTCTTTCCCAAAAAAAGAGAAAACAGAATTTGTCATATAAGACCTCATGCAAGAAATGCAGCTGACACATATAAATTACCTGTGGTTGATAAATTAACTGGATTAACTGAATATACAAAACATTGTTTTTGGTTAAATGCAAGTTATGTTAAAGATGAAATTTATCTGAATTAA
- a CDS encoding bifunctional UDP-sugar hydrolase/5'-nucleotidase: protein MKRRTFISQTIQAGSLVGLSSLVNPVIWEKSYDKHITILHTNDVHSHIDPFPNKHRKFPNRGGVSRRYSLVQQIKSENPNTLLLDAGDAFQGTPYFNFYGGELEYKLMSKMGYQASTIGNHEFDNGIDNIAAQLQHANFDLLNANYDLSNTSLNALVKPYQIYDVDGISIGVFGLGIELEGLVSKNLYGETKYLNPIEIAQDQVKILKQEHQCDLVICLSHLGYEYQSDKVSDIQLAKNTKNIDLIIGGHTHTFLDRPTKVVNQAEKITLVNQVGWAGLNLGRIDFYFSNNQEKGVKDVVIEV, encoded by the coding sequence ATGAAACGAAGAACATTTATAAGCCAAACTATACAAGCTGGCAGTCTTGTTGGATTGAGCAGTTTGGTCAATCCTGTGATTTGGGAGAAATCTTATGACAAACACATCACGATTTTGCACACCAACGACGTGCATAGTCACATTGACCCGTTTCCAAATAAGCATCGCAAATTTCCTAACCGCGGTGGTGTGAGTCGGCGATATAGTCTTGTTCAGCAGATAAAATCTGAAAATCCAAACACGCTACTTCTCGATGCTGGTGATGCGTTTCAAGGCACGCCATATTTTAATTTTTATGGCGGAGAATTAGAATATAAACTGATGTCTAAAATGGGTTACCAGGCTTCAACCATTGGTAATCACGAATTTGATAATGGCATTGATAATATCGCGGCACAATTGCAACACGCAAATTTTGACTTGCTTAATGCCAATTATGATTTATCAAATACCTCTTTAAATGCTTTGGTGAAACCATATCAAATTTACGATGTGGATGGCATTTCAATAGGTGTTTTTGGACTTGGTATTGAATTGGAAGGTTTAGTGTCTAAAAATCTTTATGGTGAAACAAAATATCTTAATCCCATTGAAATCGCTCAAGACCAAGTAAAAATTTTAAAACAAGAACATCAATGCGATTTGGTAATTTGTTTATCTCATTTGGGTTATGAATATCAATCAGATAAAGTCAGCGATATACAACTCGCCAAAAACACAAAAAATATTGACTTAATCATCGGCGGTCATACGCACACATTTTTAGACCGACCGACTAAAGTTGTCAACCAAGCAGAAAAAATCACCTTAGTCAATCAAGTAGGTTGGGCAGGTTTAAACCTAGGCAGAATTGATTTTTACTTTAGCAACAATCAAGAAAAAGGAGTGAAAGATGTGGTTATTGAAGTTTAA
- a CDS encoding L-threonylcarbamoyladenylate synthase, translated as MAKLIKIYEENPSEKHLREIVEVLKNDGLIIYPTDTVYGLGCSIKSKKALQKIAQIKNIKLEKANLSFVCESLSNLSEYVAQIDSNTFKILKRNLPGPYTFILPGNNNLPKFFKNKKTVGIRIPDNRITLSIVETLGNPIISTSIKDDDEVIEYTTDPSLILEKWDKLVDIVVDGGYGDNIASTVIDLTTDEPILIREGKGSIEI; from the coding sequence ATGGCTAAACTTATAAAAATATATGAAGAAAATCCATCAGAAAAACATCTAAGAGAAATAGTAGAGGTTTTAAAAAACGATGGTTTAATAATTTATCCAACAGATACAGTTTACGGTTTAGGATGTAGTATCAAAAGTAAAAAAGCACTCCAAAAAATCGCACAAATCAAAAATATAAAACTTGAAAAGGCTAATCTATCTTTTGTTTGCGAAAGCTTAAGCAATCTTTCTGAGTATGTAGCTCAAATAGATTCTAATACTTTCAAAATTTTAAAAAGAAATTTACCGGGACCATATACTTTTATCTTACCAGGAAACAATAATCTCCCTAAATTTTTTAAGAATAAAAAGACCGTTGGCATAAGAATACCAGATAACAGAATTACATTAAGTATAGTTGAAACACTTGGCAACCCCATTATTTCAACATCTATCAAAGACGATGATGAAGTTATTGAATATACTACAGACCCAAGTTTAATCTTAGAAAAATGGGATAAACTGGTCGATATTGTGGTAGATGGTGGATATGGAGATAATATTGCTTCTACTGTTATAGATTTAACAACAGATGAACCAATACTGATTAGAGAAGGAAAAGGGTCTATTGAAATTTAA
- the gyrB gene encoding DNA topoisomerase (ATP-hydrolyzing) subunit B, protein MNEDIKKNNYSADSIQALEGIEHVRMRPSMYIGDVGSRGLHHLVSEVVDNSIDEAMAGHCDKITVIIEEDGSISIEDNGRGIPVDLHKKEGVSALEVVMTKIGAGGKFDKDSYKVSGGLHGVGVSVVNALSAQLRATVYRDGKIYEQEYEKGKPLYPVKQVGTTDLQGTKVTFMPDAEIFQDSVEFKFETLTQRLRELAFLNKGIKINITDKRSKDENGEFLKESFYSEEGLKEFVRFLDGTREPLITDVISMEGEKNDIPVEVAMIYNNSYAENLHSYVNNINTHEGGTHLSGFRRGLTNTLKKYADASGMLEKLKFEITGDDFREGLTAIVSVKVAHPQFEGQTKTKLGNREVTSAVSQSVSEMLEIYLEENPNDAKTIVQKVILVAQARHAAKKAREMVQRKTVMSGAGLPGKLSDCSEQNPEDCEVFLVEGDSAGGTAKQGRDRKFQAILPLRGKILNVEKAMQHKVFENEEIRNIYTALGITIGTEEDSKALNISKLRYHKIVIMCDADVDGSHIATLILTFFFRYMKELIEAGHVYIATPPLYLVKKGNKKRYAWSEKERDEILSEYKTNAVVQRYKGLGEMNANQLWDTTMNPEFRILRKVTIDNTSEADRIFSMLMGDEVPPRREFIEKNAVYANIDV, encoded by the coding sequence ATGAACGAAGACATCAAAAAAAACAACTATTCAGCTGATAGTATTCAGGCTTTAGAAGGTATTGAACATGTAAGAATGCGTCCATCTATGTATATAGGTGATGTAGGCTCAAGAGGTTTGCATCATTTGGTCAGTGAAGTTGTCGATAATTCTATTGATGAAGCTATGGCAGGTCATTGTGACAAAATCACTGTCATTATCGAAGAAGATGGCTCGATAAGCATTGAAGATAACGGTAGAGGTATTCCAGTAGATCTGCATAAAAAAGAAGGCGTTTCAGCCCTTGAAGTCGTGATGACTAAGATTGGAGCTGGAGGAAAGTTTGATAAAGATTCTTATAAAGTCTCTGGTGGACTCCACGGTGTTGGTGTTTCTGTAGTTAATGCTCTTTCAGCTCAATTGAGAGCTACAGTTTATAGAGATGGCAAAATATATGAACAAGAATACGAAAAAGGAAAACCACTATATCCTGTAAAACAAGTTGGCACAACAGATTTGCAAGGAACTAAAGTAACTTTTATGCCTGATGCTGAAATTTTTCAAGACAGTGTCGAGTTTAAATTTGAAACTTTAACTCAACGCTTAAGAGAATTAGCTTTTCTTAATAAAGGTATAAAAATCAACATTACCGACAAACGTTCTAAAGATGAGAATGGTGAATTTCTTAAAGAATCTTTTTATTCTGAAGAAGGATTAAAAGAATTTGTAAGATTTTTAGACGGCACCAGAGAACCATTAATTACTGACGTGATCAGTATGGAAGGTGAGAAGAATGATATCCCGGTTGAAGTAGCGATGATTTACAATAACTCTTATGCTGAAAATCTACATTCTTATGTCAACAATATCAACACTCACGAAGGTGGAACACATTTGTCAGGTTTTAGAAGAGGTTTAACTAACACCCTAAAGAAATATGCCGATGCTTCAGGGATGTTAGAAAAACTTAAATTTGAAATTACTGGTGACGACTTTAGAGAAGGTCTTACAGCTATAGTTTCAGTAAAAGTAGCTCATCCACAATTTGAAGGTCAAACCAAAACCAAGTTGGGTAACCGTGAAGTAACTTCCGCTGTGTCTCAGTCGGTGTCTGAAATGTTAGAAATTTATTTGGAAGAAAACCCCAATGATGCTAAAACCATTGTGCAAAAAGTGATTCTTGTCGCTCAAGCCAGACACGCCGCTAAAAAAGCCCGTGAAATGGTGCAACGAAAAACCGTTATGAGTGGTGCGGGTTTGCCTGGAAAACTCTCAGATTGTTCTGAACAAAATCCAGAAGACTGCGAAGTGTTTTTGGTTGAGGGTGATTCTGCAGGTGGTACAGCTAAACAAGGACGAGATAGAAAATTTCAAGCCATTTTGCCTTTAAGAGGTAAAATCCTTAACGTTGAAAAAGCTATGCAACATAAGGTTTTTGAAAATGAAGAAATAAGAAATATTTATACAGCACTTGGTATAACCATCGGTACTGAAGAAGATTCTAAAGCTCTTAATATTTCAAAACTCAGATATCACAAAATTGTTATTATGTGTGATGCCGATGTTGATGGTAGCCACATTGCTACACTTATTTTGACCTTTTTCTTTAGATATATGAAAGAATTGATAGAAGCTGGTCATGTTTACATTGCCACACCGCCATTATATTTAGTCAAAAAAGGAAACAAAAAACGCTATGCGTGGAGTGAAAAAGAACGAGATGAAATTTTAAGCGAATATAAAACCAATGCCGTTGTTCAACGTTACAAAGGTCTTGGTGAAATGAATGCCAACCAACTTTGGGATACCACCATGAATCCTGAGTTTAGAATTTTAAGAAAAGTAACGATTGACAATACAAGCGAAGCTGATAGAATCTTTTCGATGTTGATGGGCGATGAAGTGCCACCAAGAAGAGAATTTATAGAAAAGAACGCCGTTTATGCCAATATTGATGTTTAA